The following coding sequences are from one Coffea arabica cultivar ET-39 chromosome 11e, Coffea Arabica ET-39 HiFi, whole genome shotgun sequence window:
- the LOC113719167 gene encoding light-regulated protein, chloroplastic, which translates to MQAALSLAPPILPLQTPARCFRSQSKSIPAIQTSSLFARMKAAAVANDTSTVDYSSTTSVFPAEACETLGGDACDVEMYPEAKLNPGLADKRPQTASEQVEREYLEYNSPKTVFEGDACDELGGEFCQPEHQSGA; encoded by the exons ATGCAGGCAGCTTTGAGCTTGGCACCACCGATCCTTCCCTTACAAACACCAGCCAGATGCTTCAGATCCCAATCAAAATCCATTCCCGCAATCCAAACTTCTTCTCTATTTGCTCGCATGAAAGCAGCTGCAGTGGCTAATGACACTTCGACAGTAGATTATAGCTCCACCACCTC TGTTTTTCCGGCAGAAGCTTGTGAGACCCTTGGAGGAGATGCTTGTGACGTTGAGATGTACCCTGAAGCGAAGCTCAACCCAGGTTTGGCTGACAAAAGGCCTCAAACTGCATCAGAACAGGTTGAAAGGGAGTATCTCGAGTATAATAGCCCCAAGAC GGTCTTTGAAGGAGATGCCTGTGACGAACTTGGAGGAGAATTTTGTCAGCCAGAGCATCAGAGTGGTGCTTAg
- the LOC113719163 gene encoding ADP-ribosylation factor GTPase-activating protein AGD3 isoform X2: MLNDRLLQFVNIDLHDVKEARKRFDKASLLYDQAREKFLSLRKGTKSDVATLLEEELHNARSTFEQARFNLVTALSNVEAKKRFEFLEAVSGTMDAHLRYFKQGYELLHQMEPYINQVLTYAQQSRERSNYEQAALNERMQEYKRQIDRESRWSSNGSNGSPNGDGIQAIGRSSHKMIEAVMQSAARGKVQTIRQGYLSKRSSNLRGDWKRRFFVLDSRGMLYYYRKQTSKPSGSGSQLSAQRNSSELGSGLLSRWLSSHYHGGVHDEKSVAHHTVNLLTSTIKVDADQSDLRFCFRIISPTKNYTLQAESALDQMDWIEKITGVIASLLSSQAPERCLPASPMGSGHHRSASESSSFESSDFDHAAAEDYASERLASVHLERPFRNSQQPRSCVKSEKPIDVLRKVCGNDKCADCGAIEPDWASLNLGVLVCIECSGVHRNLGVHISKVRSLTLDVKVWEPSVLTLFQSLGNSFANSVWEDLLQSRISFQMDLGPAGLYKTDKPQLIRINKPSPADSISTKEKFIHAKYADKAFVQKIRDIRLVAHQIWEAVRTNDKKAVYRLIVSSEADLNAVCEEAVSNSSLTLAKAMLLQEQSGIDHKYSYLEAESLGKLCSSSSHMASTSRIHMTEDLSGCSLLHLACETADIGMLELLLQYGVNINASDSRGQTALHRCVMRGKAPFVKLLLSRGADPQALNGEDKTPFGLAVESNLDDNEILAMLCESNG; this comes from the exons ATGATCGATTGCTGCAATTTGTCAATATAGATCTGCATGATGTCAAG GAAGCACGGAAGCGTTTTGATAAGGCTAGCCTTCTTTATGATCAG GCAAGGGAGAAGTTCTTGTCTCTTAGGAAAGGCACAAAAAGTGATGTGGCTACTCTCTTAGAGGAG GAGCTTCATAATGCAAGGTCAACCTTTGAGCAGGCGCGCTTTAATCTG GTTACTGCTCTTTCTAATGTTGAAGCAAAGAAGAGGTTTGAATTCTTGGAAGCAGTTAGTGGTACAATGGATGCCCATCTTCGTTATTTCAAACAG GGGTATGAGCTATTACATCAGATGGAGCCATATATCAATCAG GTCCTGACATATGCGCAACAATCAAGAGAACGGTCAAACTATGAGCAGGCAGCACTTAATGAAAGGATGCAAGAGTATAAAAGACAAATTGATCGGGAGAGCAGGTGGTCTTCAAATGGTTCCAACGGTTCACCTAATGGAGATGGTATACAAGCCATTGGTAGAAGTTCACACAAAATGATCGAGGCAGTCATGCAATCTGCAGCAAGGGGAAAG GTTCAAACCATCAGACAAGGTTATCTTTCAAAAAGGTCATCAAACTTGAGAGGTGACTGGAAAAGAAGGTTCTTTGTCCTTGATAGTCGAGGAATGTTGTACTACTATCGCAAGCAAACCAGCAAACCTTCT GGATCTGGCAGTCAACTTTCTGCTCAGAGGAACAGTTCTGAATTGGGTTCTGGGCTGCTGAGTCGGTGGCTTTCTTCTCATTATCATGGTGGAGTGCATGATGAGAAATCAGTTGCTCATCATACTGTCAACCTGTTGACATCAACAATAAAAGTTGATGCTGACCAGTCAGACCTGAGGTTTTGCTTCAGGATAATTTCACCAACAAAGAACTATACCTTGCAG GCAGAAAGTGCCCTGGATCAGATGGATTGGATTGAAAAGATTACTGGGGTCATTGCTTCCTTGCTGAGTTCCCAGGCTCCTGAGAGG TGTTTGCCTGCCAGTCCAATGGGAAGTGGGCACCACCGATCTGCCAGTGAGAGTAGTTCATTTGAAAGCTCTGATTTTGATCATGCAGCAGCGGAGGACTATGCTTCTGAGAGGCTTGCCTCGGTGCATCTTGAACGCCCATTTAGAAATTCACAACAACCTCGATCATGTGTGAAAAGTGAGAAGCCAATTGATGTGTTGCGAAAAGTATGTGGAAATGATAAATGTGCTGATTGTGGTGCCATTGAGCCAGATTGGGCATCCTTAAATCTGGGTGTTCTTGTCTGTATTGAGTGTTCCGGTGTTCATCGCAATCTCGGCGTGCACATATCAAAG GTGAGATCGTTGACCCTCGATGTGAAAGTATGGGAACCCTCTGTTCTAACTTTATTTCAGTCTTTGGGCAATAGCTTTGCAAATTCAGTTTGGGAGGATTTGTTGCAGTCTAGGATCAGCTTCCAGATGGATCTTGGGCCTGCAGG GTTGTACAAGACTGATAAACCACAATTAATACGCATAAACAAGCCAAGTCCTGCCGATTCCATTTCAACAAAGGAGAAATTTATCCATGCAAAG TACGCAGATAAAGCTTTTGTTCAAAAGATTAGGGACATTCGATTAGTTGCACATCAAATCTGGGAGGCAGTTCGTACTAATGACAAGAAAGCTGTGTACCGTCTCATTGTTAGCTCTGAAGCAGATTTGAATGCTGTTTGCGAGGAGGCTGTCTCTAATTCTTCATtgacccttgccaaagcaatgCTGTTGCAAGAACAGAGTGGCATTGATCACAAGTATAGCTACTTAGAGGCTGAGTCATTGGGCAAGTTGTGCTCGAGTTCTTCCCACATGGCAAGTACTAGCAGAATCCATATGACCGAAGATCTGTCTGGTTGCTCCCTGCTCCACCTTGCATGTGAAACTGCGGACATAGGAATGCTGGAGCTTCTTCTGCAGTATGGTGTGAACATTAATGCATCTGATTCAAGAGGCCAGACTGCACTTCATCGTTGTGTAATGAGAGGCAAAGCTCCATTTGTCAAGCTGCTCCTTTCGAG GGGAGCTGATCCACAGGCTCTTAATGGAGAAGATAAAACCCCTTTTGGGCTTGCTGTGGAATCAAATCTGGATGACAATGAGATTCTTGCCATGTTGTGCGAGTCGAACGGGTGA
- the LOC113719164 gene encoding inactive leucine-rich repeat receptor-like protein kinase CORYNE produces the protein MEQARCTYPQKSSFAIQILFLLICSLLFSCGRCQEKTIKDSSSEPPWPSRSPAFKIRLQRIILSVFLGIITGLIFSLLFALLIRWFVRYVNRTPILKGPVVFSPKIPPKTLQLALANVTQLLGSSPNGNYYKAILDNGLTIAVKRLEPFEPGSPEAHSKSVKRRIQQELEVLACLRHRNLMSLRAYIREFDRFCLVYDYVPSGSLEDAMSKVRQNQMQLSWEARLRIAIGIVKGLQYLHFSCNPTILHCNLKPTNVMLDAESEPRLADCGLAKIIPSFNRMASGYSAPESFQNCRYTDKSDVFSFGVILAVLLTGRNPVDPFFGEGSNGGSLGQWLRRLQQAGEAREALDKSILGEEVEEDEMLMAVRIAVVCLSDLPADRPSSDELVSMLTQLNSF, from the exons ATGGAGCAGGCGAGGTGTACTTATCCTCAAAAAAGCAGTTTTGCCATACAAATACTATTCTTGCTCATTTGCAGCTTACTCTTTAGCTGTGGCCGATGCCAAGAAAAGACGATTAAGGACAGCTCATCTGAACCTCCATGGCCGTCTAGATCACCAGCCTTCAAGATCAGGCTCCAGAGAATCATCTTGAGTGTTTTTCTTGGAATCATAACAGGATTGATATTTTCCCTTCTCTTTGCTCTGCTAATAAGATGGTTTGTCAGGTATGTCAATAGGACCCCAATTCTCAAGGGCCCTGTTGTTTTCTCCCCCAAAATTCCTCCCAAGACTCTTCAGTTAGCTCTTGCTAACGTAACCCAATTGCTTGGTTCAAGCCCGAATGGAAACTACTATAAGGCTATCCTTGACAATGGCCTAACTATAGCCGTCAAGAGGCTGGAGCCTTTTGAGCCTGGCTCCCCTGAGGCTCATAGTAAGTCTGTAAAGAGAAGGATACAGCAGGAACTTGAAGTGCTTGCTTGCTTAAGGCACAGGAACTTGATGAGTTTAAGGGCTTACATTCGCGAGTTTGATAGGTTCTGTCTGGTCTATGATTATGTGCCCTCTGGGAGCCTTGAAGATGCAATGAGTAAAGTGAGGCAGAACCAGATGCAACTTAGCTGGGAAGCCCGGCTCAGAATAGCAATTGGCATTGTCAAGGGACTCCAgtatcttcatttttcttgtaatCCTACAATCTTGCATTGCAATTTGAAGCCCACAAACGTGATGTTGGATGCAGAATCTGAGCCTAGGCTGGCAGATTGTGGTTTGGCAAAGATCATTCCCAGTTTCAACAGAATGGCCTCAGGTTACAGTGCTCCGGAGTCTTTCCAGAACTGCAG GTATACTGATAAGAGTGACGTCTTCAGTTTTGGAGTCATTTTGGCTGTTTTATTGACTGGGAGAAACCCAGTGGATCCTTTCTTTGGTGAAGGTTCAAATGGAGGAAGTTTAGGACAGTGGCTTCGACGTCTGCAGCAAGCAGGAGAAGCTCGAGAAGCATTGGATAAAAGTATTCTTGGGGAAGAGGTTGAGGAAGATGAAATGCTGATGGCAGTTAGAATTGCAGTTGTATGCCTTTCTGACTTGCCTGCAGACCGGCCCTCGAGTGACGAGCTTGTCTCAATGCTCACCCAACTTAATAGTTTCTGA